From the Desulfovibrio sp. JY genome, one window contains:
- the atpB gene encoding F0F1 ATP synthase subunit A, whose translation MAGGLPHPVLLVEEVAKGVGLYKLNDVFHAQVIDSNVIYAWFVMVLLIALGMLATRKLNMVPSGIQNFFEVVVGGLETFVVENIGEKGRKIFPFLCALFIFIITCNLIGLIPGFDSPTNNVNTNAAMAITVFIYYNFWGIRMWGAGYIKHFMGPFWWLVPLMLPIEIISHLARPLSLTLRLFGNIRGEEIVLVLLFALAPVVGTFPMYFLFSLADCIQAFVFFMLAMIYLKGSLEHAH comes from the coding sequence ATGGCTGGTGGGTTGCCGCATCCGGTTCTGCTCGTCGAAGAGGTCGCGAAAGGCGTTGGGCTCTATAAGCTCAACGATGTCTTTCACGCCCAGGTAATCGATTCGAACGTCATCTACGCCTGGTTTGTCATGGTCCTGCTCATCGCCCTGGGCATGCTGGCCACCCGTAAGCTCAATATGGTGCCGAGCGGCATCCAGAACTTTTTCGAAGTCGTCGTCGGCGGCCTCGAGACCTTTGTCGTCGAAAACATCGGCGAAAAAGGCCGCAAGATCTTCCCGTTCCTGTGCGCCCTTTTCATCTTCATCATCACCTGTAACCTGATCGGCCTGATCCCGGGCTTCGACTCGCCGACCAACAACGTCAACACCAACGCCGCCATGGCCATCACGGTGTTCATCTACTACAATTTCTGGGGCATCCGGATGTGGGGCGCGGGCTACATCAAGCACTTCATGGGCCCGTTCTGGTGGCTGGTGCCCCTGATGCTGCCCATCGAAATCATCTCGCACCTGGCCCGGCCGCTCTCCCTCACGCTCCGTCTTTTCGGCAACATCCGCGGTGAGGAAATCGTCCTGGTGCTGCTTTTCGCCCTGGCGCCCGTGGTCGGCACCTTTCCCATGTACTTCCTGTTCTCGCTGGCCGACTGCATCCAGGCCTTCGTGTTCTTCATGCTGGCCATGATCTACCTCAAGGGCTCGCTGGAACACGCTCACTAG
- a CDS encoding ATP synthase subunit I — protein MLKNLRDRLDRWLLRRGYVHPEVRELVRNQIVLTALVLLVCLPLSGVSVAAWSLAAGTVIISLNFCSLARFGQRITGYGNKREAVLAVLARFYLRLAISGAALFACIVWFGAMPLPLLAGITTVVVNFLVWGAWRYAGSRTRQTLTGKEA, from the coding sequence ATGCTAAAAAATCTTAGGGACCGGCTGGATCGGTGGCTGCTGCGCCGGGGGTATGTCCACCCCGAGGTGCGCGAGCTTGTCCGCAACCAGATCGTCCTAACCGCCCTTGTGCTGCTCGTCTGCCTGCCGCTGTCCGGCGTCTCCGTGGCCGCCTGGTCCCTGGCCGCCGGGACCGTGATCATTTCGCTCAATTTCTGTTCCCTGGCCCGGTTCGGCCAGCGGATCACGGGATATGGGAACAAGCGCGAAGCCGTGTTGGCGGTGCTGGCCCGGTTTTATCTGCGGCTGGCCATTTCCGGCGCGGCGCTTTTCGCCTGCATTGTCTGGTTCGGGGCTATGCCGCTGCCGCTTCTGGCCGGCATAACCACGGTGGTGGTTAACTTCCTCGTCTGGGGCGCTTGGCGCTATGCCGGCTCCAGGACGCGCCAAACGCTTACGGGAAAGGAGGCATAG
- a CDS encoding AtpZ/AtpI family protein, with the protein MFGKLIKDKGVRDSIASASVVGLNLVSATFVGLFLGWWLDKWLGTKPWLLLAFLIFGIIAGFRNVMQEVKKIQKADARVGEDGQDGENEQEGQGQGDDAKKS; encoded by the coding sequence GTGTTCGGTAAACTGATCAAAGACAAGGGTGTCCGCGATTCCATCGCGTCGGCGTCGGTGGTCGGGCTCAATCTGGTCTCCGCCACCTTTGTCGGACTTTTTCTGGGCTGGTGGCTGGACAAATGGCTGGGCACCAAGCCATGGCTGCTGCTGGCGTTTTTGATCTTCGGCATCATTGCCGGGTTTCGAAACGTCATGCAGGAAGTCAAAAAGATCCAGAAGGCCGATGCCCGGGTCGGGGAAGACGGGCAGGACGGCGAGAATGAGCAGGAAGGGCAGGGGCAAGGCGATGATGCTAAAAAATCTTAG
- a CDS encoding DinB family protein codes for MATTTGSKVAGEIRQKLEALTAVCREIDAATLSRAPEGRWSPREILSHILGADGGYRPLFQAFLDADAPTLNIGVEKTYLSEEREALDAGELCNAIRQEYEAMAAFAESLSEEDLGRKARIPQLKQSPLSEYPTLGALIAGLGSYHLQFHIDHLREVLDALAAQEKA; via the coding sequence ATGGCAACGACCACGGGAAGCAAAGTGGCGGGGGAGATCCGGCAAAAGCTCGAGGCCTTGACGGCGGTCTGCCGGGAAATCGATGCGGCGACCCTTTCGCGCGCGCCCGAGGGACGCTGGTCCCCCCGGGAGATCCTGTCCCACATCCTGGGCGCGGACGGGGGCTATCGCCCGCTCTTCCAGGCCTTTTTGGACGCGGACGCGCCCACCCTCAACATCGGCGTGGAAAAAACCTATCTGTCCGAGGAGCGCGAGGCCCTGGACGCCGGGGAACTGTGCAACGCCATCCGGCAGGAATACGAGGCCATGGCCGCTTTCGCCGAAAGCCTCTCCGAGGAGGATCTCGGCCGCAAGGCGCGCATCCCCCAGCTGAAACAGTCGCCCCTGAGCGAGTATCCGACCCTCGGCGCGCTGATCGCCGGCCTCGGGAGCTACCATCTGCAATTCCACATCGACCACCTGCGTGAGGTGCTGGACGCGCTGGCGGCGCAGGAGAAGGCCTGA
- a CDS encoding DHA2 family efflux MFS transporter permease subunit, translating into MTPKTAESLTARYGAAYKWYATVAVMMGCIATVLSSTMFNVAMPDIMGEFGMGQDQVQWLSTAFLAAMTASMLLTGWALAAYGPLVAYQAALVAFVAGSIIGGMSVSEDVLILARVIQGASAGLIQPVSMVVILTVFDATKRGTAMGIYTLGIVVAPALGPTLGGVLIDNFSWRYIFFMGIPLCLVGAALGLAFLPRPEKRRAGVFDLPGFVLLCLAVASLLGGLSNGQRKGWDSAFVLGALSVSACAWAAFLVRERTCRAPLLALGVYANPRFLAAAVVSFILGMGLFGSTYLIPLFVQTVQGYTPTAAGLMLMPAGLAIGAASPISGRLADRVPPYLLIVFGLAIFGYSSWLMTDAGTSTDFWTFTWWVLLGRLGLGCITPALNSGAVRVLMPEQMGQGAGNINFMRQLGGAVGVSLLSVYLERQTTLYCQALNALQTGTHAAADTLDVISLLLTRAGVYDDVSQALRPEAAYHFLSQMIAAQGRMMGFRESFLLTAAVFVAGIVPALFMRVGGSGGRPRMFRR; encoded by the coding sequence TTGACGCCGAAAACGGCTGAGTCGCTGACCGCGCGCTACGGCGCGGCCTATAAATGGTACGCGACCGTCGCCGTGATGATGGGCTGCATCGCAACCGTCCTGTCCTCCACCATGTTCAACGTGGCCATGCCGGACATCATGGGCGAATTCGGCATGGGCCAGGACCAGGTGCAATGGCTGTCCACCGCCTTTCTGGCGGCCATGACCGCAAGCATGCTTCTGACCGGCTGGGCGCTGGCCGCCTACGGCCCCTTGGTCGCCTACCAGGCGGCGCTGGTGGCCTTCGTCGCGGGCTCGATCATCGGCGGCATGAGCGTAAGCGAAGACGTGCTCATCCTGGCCCGGGTCATCCAGGGCGCGTCGGCCGGGCTGATCCAGCCCGTGTCCATGGTGGTCATCCTGACCGTTTTCGACGCCACCAAGCGCGGCACGGCCATGGGCATCTACACCCTTGGCATCGTGGTGGCCCCGGCCCTCGGCCCGACCCTTGGCGGGGTGCTCATCGACAATTTTTCCTGGCGCTACATCTTTTTCATGGGCATCCCCCTGTGCCTGGTGGGCGCGGCGCTGGGACTGGCCTTTTTGCCCAGGCCGGAAAAGCGCCGGGCCGGGGTGTTCGATCTGCCCGGGTTCGTGCTGCTGTGCCTGGCCGTGGCCTCGCTTTTGGGCGGGTTGTCCAATGGCCAGCGCAAGGGCTGGGATTCGGCCTTCGTCCTTGGCGCGCTGAGCGTTAGCGCCTGCGCCTGGGCGGCCTTTCTGGTCCGAGAGCGGACCTGCCGCGCTCCGCTTTTGGCCCTCGGCGTCTATGCCAATCCCCGGTTTCTGGCCGCCGCCGTGGTCTCGTTTATTCTCGGCATGGGGCTTTTCGGCTCCACCTACCTGATTCCGCTGTTCGTCCAGACCGTGCAGGGCTACACGCCGACCGCCGCCGGGCTCATGCTCATGCCGGCCGGACTGGCCATCGGGGCGGCCTCGCCCATTTCCGGGCGGCTGGCCGACCGGGTGCCGCCGTACCTGCTCATCGTCTTCGGACTGGCCATCTTCGGCTACTCGAGCTGGCTTATGACCGACGCCGGCACCTCCACCGACTTCTGGACCTTTACTTGGTGGGTGCTCCTGGGCCGGCTGGGCCTTGGCTGCATCACCCCGGCCTTAAACAGCGGCGCGGTGCGGGTTCTTATGCCCGAGCAGATGGGCCAGGGCGCGGGCAACATCAACTTCATGCGCCAGCTCGGCGGCGCGGTGGGGGTCAGCCTGCTGTCCGTCTACCTGGAGCGCCAGACCACGCTCTACTGCCAGGCCCTAAACGCCCTGCAAACCGGCACCCACGCCGCCGCCGACACCCTGGACGTCATTTCGCTGCTTTTGACCAGGGCCGGCGTCTACGACGACGTGTCCCAGGCCCTGCGGCCCGAGGCGGCCTACCATTTCCTGTCGCAAATGATCGCCGCCCAGGGCCGGATGATGGGGTTTCGGGAAAGCTTTCTGCTGACCGCCGCCGTCTTTGTCGCGGGTATCGTGCCGGCCCTTTTCATGCGGGTCGGCGGCTCGGGCGGGCGGCCCCGGATGTTTCGCCGATAA
- a CDS encoding HlyD family secretion protein has product MSTETTRSARAGRPLFFVSPRRRKLLLASGLGLVVAALAGWVGLRWNHVTENDAKVEADMVTISSRVDGFVAARPVTDGDTVEKGQELARIDQREASLEVEELRAKLEALRLDSERLTTQLGVTRGSTESDVNASKARHEGAEAALSAAQAELERTRLDYDRNKRLVAQKVISTQAWDVARTTNEQTAEKMRQAKAAIAEARANLADAEARRGDVAVLQKRIEQLAAQMAEVRAQIRQKEVSLADRVVRSPIGGVVDRKFVEPGEFVIPGQRMLLLHDSKAVWVEARLKETKLAGVRPGQKVDITVDAYPGRRFAGTVERIGDAATNQFALLPSPNPSGNFTKITQRVPVRIKVDQPADNPLRPGMMVEVDIDAENG; this is encoded by the coding sequence ATGTCCACGGAGACGACGCGCAGCGCAAGGGCCGGCCGGCCCCTTTTTTTTGTGTCCCCGCGCCGCAGGAAACTGCTTCTGGCCTCGGGCCTCGGCCTGGTCGTCGCGGCCCTTGCCGGCTGGGTGGGGCTGCGCTGGAACCACGTCACGGAAAACGACGCCAAGGTGGAGGCGGACATGGTCACCATCAGCAGCCGGGTGGACGGCTTTGTGGCCGCGCGGCCGGTGACCGACGGCGATACGGTGGAAAAGGGCCAGGAGCTGGCCCGCATCGACCAGCGCGAGGCGTCGCTCGAAGTGGAGGAACTGCGGGCCAAGCTCGAGGCCTTGCGCCTCGATTCCGAGCGCCTGACCACCCAGCTCGGCGTCACGCGCGGCTCCACGGAAAGCGACGTGAACGCGTCCAAGGCCCGCCATGAGGGGGCCGAGGCGGCGCTCAGCGCCGCCCAGGCGGAACTCGAGCGCACCAGGCTCGACTACGACCGCAACAAGCGCCTCGTGGCGCAAAAGGTCATCTCCACCCAGGCCTGGGACGTGGCCCGCACCACCAACGAGCAGACCGCGGAAAAGATGCGCCAGGCCAAGGCCGCCATCGCCGAGGCCAGGGCCAATTTGGCCGATGCCGAAGCCAGGCGCGGCGACGTGGCCGTGCTCCAAAAGCGGATCGAGCAGCTGGCCGCGCAAATGGCCGAGGTCCGGGCCCAGATCCGCCAGAAGGAAGTGTCGCTTGCCGACCGGGTGGTGCGAAGCCCCATTGGCGGCGTGGTGGACCGCAAGTTCGTCGAGCCCGGGGAATTCGTCATCCCCGGCCAGCGCATGCTGCTTTTGCACGACTCCAAGGCCGTCTGGGTCGAGGCCCGCCTCAAGGAAACCAAGCTCGCCGGCGTGCGCCCGGGCCAGAAGGTGGACATCACCGTGGACGCCTACCCCGGCCGGCGCTTCGCGGGCACGGTCGAGCGCATCGGCGACGCCGCCACCAACCAGTTCGCCCTGCTGCCGAGCCCCAATCCCTCGGGCAACTTCACCAAGATCACCCAACGGGTGCCGGTGCGCATCAAGGTCGACCAGCCGGCGGACAATCCCCTGCGCCCGGGCATGATGGTGGAGGTGGACATTGACGCCGAAAACGGCTGA
- a CDS encoding MarR family transcriptional regulator — MPKTPREQLGTAISRAARLMRTRLDERLSPLGLTQAKWLILFYLSNNGGVMPQKDIAECIGVEGPTVVRVLDGLERMGLITRRDQPADRRSKDVCLTGQAEAIRDEIGRIVAEFRRTLWDGVAEEDLAVCLRVMTRLLANLNASPRVDG; from the coding sequence ATGCCCAAAACCCCTCGCGAACAACTCGGCACCGCCATAAGCCGCGCCGCGCGCCTCATGCGCACGCGTCTCGACGAACGTCTGTCCCCGCTGGGCCTGACCCAGGCCAAGTGGCTTATCCTGTTTTACCTTTCCAATAACGGCGGGGTCATGCCCCAAAAGGATATCGCCGAGTGCATCGGCGTCGAAGGCCCGACCGTGGTGCGCGTGCTCGACGGCCTGGAGCGCATGGGGCTTATCACCCGCCGCGACCAGCCCGCCGACCGGCGCAGCAAGGATGTCTGCCTGACCGGGCAGGCCGAGGCGATCCGGGACGAGATCGGCCGGATCGTGGCCGAATTTCGTCGGACGCTGTGGGACGGGGTTGCCGAAGAGGACTTGGCCGTGTGCCTGCGCGTCATGACGCGGCTTTTGGCCAACCTGAACGCCTCCCCCCGCGTCGACGGCTAG
- a CDS encoding MFS transporter translates to MKRSDDPARPEHALTRTALRASGRADILLFLLVMVVASTSGLQAWRTLINNFAVETAHLGADQIGLVQSIREVPGFLSMLVVYVLLVFCEQRAAALSIVVLGLGIALTGLFPNLWGLSLTTLIWSAGFHAFEPLNQSLTLQHFNTLEAPVVLSRIRALAALGNIVVGVAIYFLADAMGYTEIFAVAGVCVILVGLWGLSRKDCTPAGPPQKKKMYLRRKYWLYYMLTFLEGSRRQIFVVFAVFLLVKKFDFTVQSITILFVVNNVINYFLNPMIGRAINRFGERQLLSVEYAGMILVFLTYAYTESPIVAGCMYVLDFLLFNFNVGVRTYYQKIAAPEDIASGMAMGFTINHIAAVLMPVLGGLLWMFDYRIPFFIGIGLGVLSLALTQCIRTPARAAG, encoded by the coding sequence GTGAAACGAAGCGACGATCCGGCCCGGCCGGAACACGCGCTCACCCGCACGGCCCTTCGCGCCAGCGGGCGGGCGGACATCCTGCTTTTTCTCCTCGTCATGGTCGTGGCCTCGACCTCGGGGCTGCAAGCCTGGCGCACGCTGATCAACAACTTCGCCGTGGAAACGGCCCACCTCGGGGCCGACCAGATCGGCCTCGTCCAGTCCATCCGCGAGGTGCCGGGCTTTTTGTCCATGCTCGTCGTCTACGTGCTGCTCGTTTTTTGCGAGCAGCGGGCCGCCGCCCTGTCCATCGTCGTGCTCGGCCTCGGCATCGCCCTGACCGGCCTTTTCCCCAACCTCTGGGGCCTAAGCCTCACCACGCTCATCTGGTCCGCCGGCTTTCACGCCTTCGAGCCGCTCAACCAGTCACTCACCCTCCAGCATTTCAACACCCTCGAGGCCCCGGTGGTGCTCTCGCGCATCCGGGCCCTGGCGGCGCTCGGCAACATCGTGGTCGGCGTGGCCATTTATTTCCTGGCCGACGCCATGGGCTACACCGAGATTTTCGCCGTGGCCGGGGTCTGCGTCATCCTGGTCGGATTGTGGGGGCTTTCGCGCAAGGACTGCACCCCGGCCGGCCCGCCCCAGAAAAAGAAGATGTATCTGCGCCGGAAATACTGGCTCTACTACATGCTCACCTTTCTCGAAGGCTCGCGGCGGCAGATCTTCGTGGTGTTCGCCGTGTTTTTGCTGGTCAAGAAGTTCGATTTCACCGTCCAGTCCATCACCATTCTCTTCGTCGTCAACAACGTCATCAACTATTTCCTCAACCCCATGATCGGCCGGGCCATCAACCGGTTCGGCGAGCGCCAGCTGCTTTCCGTCGAATACGCCGGCATGATCCTGGTGTTTCTCACCTACGCCTACACCGAATCGCCCATCGTGGCCGGCTGCATGTACGTGCTCGATTTTCTGCTCTTCAACTTCAACGTCGGCGTGCGCACCTACTACCAGAAGATCGCCGCTCCCGAGGACATCGCCTCGGGCATGGCCATGGGGTTCACCATCAACCACATTGCGGCCGTGCTCATGCCGGTGCTCGGCGGGCTGCTGTGGATGTTCGACTACCGGATCCCGTTTTTCATCGGCATTGGCCTCGGCGTGCTTTCGCTGGCGCTGACCCAGTGCATCCGCACCCCGGCCCGCGCGGCGGGGTAG